The Lycium barbarum isolate Lr01 chromosome 9, ASM1917538v2, whole genome shotgun sequence genome has a segment encoding these proteins:
- the LOC132610366 gene encoding uncharacterized protein LOC132610366, which translates to MTIETGTPSATGTPSVTGTPSTGIAPVATPTTRTAVPPAEKPVKFTGTNFKGWQQRSFFWLTTLGMQKFTSEDPPVPAADMPDNQKFMVTEAWKQADFLCKGYILSALEDDFYNVYSAIETSKELWSALEKKYKTEDACLKKFVVAKFLDYKMVDGKTVGTQIEEDNKTAEKRYRKSSPIEGASVVEDAALKKNNKRKRHSGKEKYPNKKKFKGNCYNYGKAGHKAPNCCAPKKDKEKNKGQANMVEDVDDLCAMLSECNLVGNPKEWWLDSGATRHVCAVKEAFTTYTPAGPDEELYMGNTATAKEEPSIIRTTREKWV; encoded by the exons ATGACAATCGAGACTGGAACTCCCTCTGCGACTGGAACTCCCTCTGTGACTGGAACTCCCTCTACGGGTATTGCACCAGTGGCTACTCCTACAACCCGTACCGCTGTGCCACCGGCTGAGAAACCTGTGAAGTTCACCGGCACCAACTTTAAAGGATGGCAGCAGAGAAGTTTCTTTTGGCTTACCACCCTTGGTATGCAAAAGTTCACCAGTGAGGACCCTCCCGTGCCTGCCGCCGACATGCCTGACAACCAGAAGTTCATGGTTACTGAGGCTTGGAAACAGGCTGATTTTTTGTGCAAAGGCTACATTTTGAGTGCCTTAGAAGATGATTTTTACAACGTCTACAGTGCaatagagacctccaaagaactgTGGAGTGCACTGGAAAAGAAGTACAAAACCGAAGATGCTTGCTTGAAGAAGTTTGTGGTTGCCAAATTCCTAGACTACAAAATGGTGGATGGAAAaactgttggaacccaa atcgaggaagataacaaaacCGCTGAGAAGAGGTACCGTAAGAGTTCACCGATTGAAGGGGCAAGTGTCGTTGAAGATGCTGCTCTGAAAAAGAACAATAAAAGGAAGAGGCATTCTGGAAAGGAGAAGTATCCTAACAAGAAAAAGTTCAAGGGAAACTGTTATAACTATGGTAAAGCAGGCCATAAAGCTCCCAACTGTTGTGCCCCCAAGAAGGATAAAGAGAAAAACAAAGGTCAGGCAAACATGGTGGAAGATGTTGATGACCTGTGTGCAATGCTGTCTGAGTGCAACCTGGTTGGTaacccaaaggagtggtggcttgattctggcgCCACTCGACATGTGTGTGCCGTTAAGGAAGCATTTACAACCTACACTCCCGCTGGACCCGACGAGGAGCTATAtatgggaaatactgcaacagccaaa GAAGAACCTAGTATCATCCGCACTACTCGTGAAAAATGGGTTTAA
- the LOC132608949 gene encoding probable pre-mRNA-splicing factor ATP-dependent RNA helicase DEAH9 isoform X4: protein MDVKLGEEVGYTIRFEDVTNEELTRVKFLTDGVLLREMMDDPLLSKYSVIMVDEAHERSLSTDILLGLLKKIQRRRPELRIIISSATIEAKSMAAFFTTSRRRREQEQGPTKEPAILSVEGRGFNVEIFYVEDPVSDYIRASVSTVMSIHDQERMGDILVFLTGQDDIDAAIQLLTEEAQSSGKQGLVTVPLYSGLPRADQDLVFSPTPRGKRKVIFSTNIAETSLTLEGIVYVVDSGFSKQKFYNPISDIENLVVAPISKASARQRAGRAGRVRPGKCYRLYTQDYFANEMSVVGIPEIQRSNLVSCVIQLKALGIDNILGFDWPASPSPESMIRALEVLYSLGVLDDDAKLTSPTGFQVAEIPLDPLISKMVLASCEFGCSEEIITIAAVLSIQSIWIPVRGVQKQLDEAKLRFAAAEGDHVTFLNVYKGFIKSNKSSKWCHKNFINYHAMRKVIEVREQLKRITLRLGIGLKSCEGDIQAVRKAITAGFFANAARLEPFSHNGMYKTVRTSQEVYIHPSSVLFRVNPKFIVYHSLVSTDRQYMRNVITIDPSWLTEAAPHFYQKQMHSSIPQ from the exons TGTGATAATGGTAGATGAAGCTCACGAAAGGTCTCTCTCGACAGACATCTTATTGGGACTACTGAAAAAG ATTCAAAGGCGTCGGCCAGAGCTGCGTATTATAATATCATCGGCTACGATTGAAGCAAAATCAATGGCTGCTTTCTTTACTACCAG CAGAAGACGAAGAGAGCAGGAGCAAGGACCAACAAAAGAACCTGCTATTCTGTCAGTTGAG GGTAGGGGATTTAATGTGGAGATATTCTATGTTGAAGATCCTGTCTCTGATTACATTCGGGCCTCTGTTTCAACAGTGATGTCGATCCATGACCAG GAGCGGATGGGAGATATCTTGGTATTTCTAACTGGTCAAGATGACATTGATGCTGCAATACAGTTGCTCACTGAAGAAGCCCAAAGTAGTGGGAAGCAAG GGCTGGTTACTGTGCCACTGTACTCGGGACTTCCTCGAGCAGATCAG GACCTTGTGTTTTCCCCTACTCCCAGAGGAAAGAGAAAAGTAATATTTTCAACAAATATTGCTGAGACGTCATTAACTCTAGAG GGTATTGTCTATGTTGTTGATAGCGggttctcaaaacaaaaattctaCAACCCG ATTTCAGATATTGAGAATTTGGTAGTGGCACCAATATCAAAGGCATCTGCTCGACAAAGGGCTGGTAGAGCTGGAAGAGTTCGACCAGGAAAGTGTTATAG GCTCTACACACAAGATTATTTTGCCAACGAGATGTCTGTGGTGGGAATCCCTGAGATACAGAGATCAAACCTCGTTTCCTGTGTCATCCAG TTGAAGGCCTTAGGCATCGATAATATCTTAGGTTTTGATTGGCCAGCATCTCCATCACCTGAATCGATGATCAGAGCACTTGAAGTACTGTACTCCCTTGGAGTACTAGATGACGATGCCAAACTTACTTCACCAACTGGATTTCAAGTTGCAGAGATTCCACTG GACCCATTAATATCTAAAATGGTCTTGGCTTCTTGTGAGTTTGGATGTTCGGAGGAAATAATTACCATTGCTGCTGTGCTCTCCATACAG TCTATTTGGATTCCTGTTAGAGGAGTACAGAAACAGTTGGATGAAGCAAAATTGAGATTTGCAGCTGCCGAG GGTGACCATGTCACATTCTTAAATGTGTATAAAGGATTCATTAAGTCTAACAAATCTTCGAAGTGGTGTCACAAGAATTTTATAAATTATCATGCCATG AGAAAAGTAATCGAAGTTAGGGAACAGCTCAAAAGAATTACACTACGGTTGGGCATAGGATTGAAATCTTGTGAAGGGGATATTCAG GCAGTAAGGAAGGCAATTACAGCGGGGTTTTTCGCCAATGCTGCCCGTTTAGAA CCATTCAGCCACAATGGGATGTATAAAACTGTCAGAACTTCTCAAGAAGTTTATATTCATCCTTCATCCGTGCTTTTCAG GGTCAACCCGAAGTTTATCGTGTACCATTCGCTTGTTTCAACGGATCGACAATACATGCGAAATGTCATTACTATCGATCCTTCTTGGCTAACGGAGGCTGCTCCGCATTTTTATCAGAAGCAGATGCATAGTTCTATTCCTCAATAA